The Sulfurovum riftiae genome includes a window with the following:
- the rpmI gene encoding 50S ribosomal protein L35, with protein MPKMKSVKGAVKRFKVKKSGKIKRGTAYRSHILSKVDGKHHRQMRSPKHVDKADAKNIKEMIN; from the coding sequence ATGCCAAAAATGAAAAGCGTAAAAGGCGCTGTAAAGCGTTTTAAAGTGAAAAAAAGCGGCAAGATCAAAAGAGGGACTGCATATAGAAGTCACATTCTTTCAAAAGTCGACGGTAAACACCACAGACAGATGAGAAGTCCTAAACATGTTGATAAAGCGGATGCGAAGAACATCAAAGAGATGATAAATTAA
- the rplT gene encoding 50S ribosomal protein L20, with translation MRVKTGVVRHRRHKKLLKQARGFYSGRRKHFRKAKEQLERSLVYAYRDRRQKKRDFRKLWIVRINAAARLNDLNYSRFMHGLKLANIELDRKILADMAMNAPESFAKIADASKAALAK, from the coding sequence ATGAGAGTAAAAACTGGTGTTGTTAGACACAGACGTCACAAAAAACTACTAAAACAGGCAAGAGGGTTCTACAGCGGTAGAAGAAAACACTTCAGAAAAGCGAAAGAGCAACTCGAGCGTTCATTAGTATATGCTTACAGAGATAGAAGACAGAAGAAGAGAGATTTCAGAAAACTCTGGATCGTTCGTATCAATGCGGCAGCAAGACTCAATGACTTGAACTATTCAAGATTCATGCACGGTCTTAAGCTTGCGAACATTGAACTTGACAGAAAGATCCTTGCCGATATGGCAATGAATGCACCTGAAAGTTTTGCAAAAATTGCAGATGCTTCAAAAGCAGCATTGGCAAAATAA
- a CDS encoding deoxyguanosinetriphosphate triphosphohydrolase, whose protein sequence is MQPYQRFHTFQEDFREPFARDRDRVLHCSSFRRLEYKTQVFLNHEGDYFRTRLTHSLEVSQIARTLSRMLGLNETLSEVIALSHDLGHTPFGHVGGDELDRLLKEDGRILGFEHNFQSFRVLTKLEKRYKEFDGLNLTFATLEGVLKHSYPYKKPFLENLDERFALDRHPSLEAMVVDHADEIAYTSHDIDDGIKYGLITFEDLLHDELCLCVDKMVQEEGVAREEKLYRHRFVAGLIKLLVEDFITHSRAGASEYRKEMPICATLDAQAPLPVGFSKERATQLKRLKKLLLKKLYKHQRIARKMHAGKQCIKGLYKAFREDQDLLPPNQKALLEVRTKERVIADYIADMTDRYAMKTYHELYGLTL, encoded by the coding sequence ATGCAGCCCTATCAGCGATTTCATACATTCCAGGAAGATTTCAGAGAGCCTTTTGCCCGTGACAGGGACAGGGTACTGCACTGCAGTTCCTTTCGTAGACTTGAGTACAAGACACAGGTCTTCCTCAACCATGAGGGAGATTACTTCCGTACGCGCCTCACACACTCTCTGGAGGTCAGCCAGATAGCAAGAACACTTTCTCGGATGCTTGGACTTAATGAAACTCTTTCCGAAGTCATAGCCCTCTCTCATGACCTGGGGCATACCCCTTTTGGCCATGTTGGAGGAGATGAACTGGACAGATTGCTGAAAGAGGATGGCCGGATACTGGGGTTTGAACACAACTTTCAGTCTTTTCGTGTGCTCACTAAACTGGAGAAGCGCTACAAGGAATTCGATGGGCTCAATCTGACCTTCGCGACACTGGAAGGAGTATTGAAACATTCCTATCCCTACAAAAAGCCTTTTTTGGAGAATCTGGATGAACGATTTGCACTTGATAGACACCCTTCACTTGAAGCGATGGTCGTAGACCATGCCGATGAGATAGCCTATACGTCCCATGACATTGATGACGGTATCAAATACGGGCTCATCACCTTTGAAGATCTGCTGCATGATGAGCTTTGTCTCTGTGTCGACAAAATGGTACAGGAGGAGGGTGTGGCAAGAGAAGAGAAGCTGTATCGCCATCGTTTTGTTGCAGGGCTTATTAAGCTCTTAGTGGAAGATTTCATAACCCATTCAAGAGCAGGTGCGAGTGAGTATCGAAAGGAGATGCCTATCTGTGCAACACTGGATGCACAGGCCCCCTTGCCTGTAGGTTTTTCCAAAGAGAGGGCTACACAGTTGAAGCGCTTGAAGAAACTGTTATTGAAAAAATTGTACAAACATCAGCGAATCGCCAGAAAGATGCATGCGGGAAAACAGTGCATCAAAGGCTTGTATAAAGCTTTCAGAGAAGATCAGGATCTGTTGCCTCCAAATCAAAAGGCTTTGCTGGAAGTACGAACAAAAGAGAGGGTAATAGCCGACTATATTGCCGACATGACGGATCGTTATGCGATGAAAACCTACCATGAGCTGTACGGATTGACGCTCTAA
- a CDS encoding DUF3373 family protein codes for MKKIVSLSVMAAAATSFAFGSTADDIANLQAQIDKLKTKQGKINAQSANDNIKWGVDFRTAYDNINYDMANGTSVGNDSLLSMRLWLNMAYAPDEHNVFKGQLSMNKAFGADFGPNNGQMGSRAFSMGGMFDWTGNEALTDNNLKVRQAYWLYLGDKAFGADIPWTFSIGRRPSTNGFLANLREDDAAQSPLAHVINVEFDGLSSKLDLSNVTGVPGMSFKVCLGYGATNAAPLFTNATPYADNQNDLDDIKLGGFIFEPYNDGQFIVKTTWYKAFDLPGQQSPLNPNFDGNFHQFGDMQGAALSVLVDGLTEDGYFADAKVFGSFAWSKSMPYTGSMMMGSPDDETGTSWWVGTQLPVVEGGVFGLEYNHGSEFWRPFTYAEDTMIGSKIAARGDAWEAYFTYQINDALSLQARYTDISYDYTGSNGFFGNYSGASMKIDDIKDGAAMWSQLGGTQDPTSGQTVYMNLAQMMQMDPMDPATQEALMPQVQQMGMAAAFAPNIVEAAQDFRIYLRYRF; via the coding sequence ATGAAAAAGATTGTATCTTTGTCAGTAATGGCAGCGGCAGCTACAAGCTTTGCATTCGGTTCTACAGCAGACGACATCGCAAACCTTCAAGCTCAAATCGATAAACTAAAAACAAAGCAGGGGAAAATCAATGCCCAATCTGCAAACGATAACATTAAATGGGGTGTAGACTTCAGAACAGCGTATGACAATATCAATTACGATATGGCAAACGGAACTTCAGTAGGTAATGATTCACTTCTCAGTATGAGACTCTGGTTGAATATGGCGTATGCTCCGGATGAGCACAACGTATTCAAGGGTCAGCTTTCTATGAACAAAGCGTTTGGTGCTGATTTTGGTCCAAACAATGGCCAAATGGGAAGTAGAGCATTTTCTATGGGTGGTATGTTTGACTGGACTGGAAATGAAGCACTTACAGACAATAACCTGAAAGTCAGACAGGCATACTGGTTGTATCTTGGAGACAAAGCATTCGGTGCTGATATTCCATGGACATTCTCAATCGGTAGAAGGCCTTCTACTAACGGTTTCCTTGCAAACCTCAGAGAAGATGATGCAGCACAGTCTCCACTTGCTCACGTAATCAACGTTGAATTCGATGGTCTCTCTTCAAAGCTTGATCTTTCAAATGTGACAGGTGTACCTGGCATGTCTTTCAAAGTATGTCTTGGATATGGTGCTACAAATGCAGCACCTCTTTTTACAAATGCTACACCGTATGCAGATAATCAAAATGATCTTGATGATATCAAATTGGGTGGATTCATTTTCGAACCATACAATGATGGTCAGTTTATTGTAAAAACAACATGGTACAAAGCGTTTGACCTTCCAGGTCAGCAAAGCCCACTCAATCCGAATTTTGATGGAAACTTCCACCAGTTTGGTGATATGCAGGGTGCAGCACTTTCTGTATTGGTTGACGGGTTGACCGAAGACGGTTACTTTGCAGATGCAAAAGTATTCGGTTCATTCGCATGGAGTAAATCTATGCCGTATACAGGTTCAATGATGATGGGTTCACCAGATGATGAAACAGGTACTTCCTGGTGGGTTGGAACACAGCTTCCAGTCGTAGAAGGCGGAGTATTCGGTCTTGAGTATAACCATGGTTCAGAATTCTGGAGACCATTCACATATGCTGAAGACACTATGATCGGTTCAAAGATCGCTGCACGTGGTGATGCATGGGAAGCCTACTTCACATACCAGATCAATGATGCATTGAGCCTCCAGGCAAGATACACAGATATCTCTTATGACTATACAGGAAGTAACGGATTCTTCGGTAACTACTCTGGTGCTTCTATGAAAATTGATGATATCAAAGATGGTGCGGCTATGTGGTCACAGCTTGGAGGAACTCAGGACCCTACATCTGGACAAACTGTATATATGAATCTTGCACAAATGATGCAAATGGACCCTATGGATCCAGCAACACAAGAAGCTCTTATGCCACAAGTTCAACAAATGGGTATGGCAGCAGCATTTGCTCCAAATATTGTTGAAGCAGCACAAGACTTCAGAATCTACCTTAGATATAGATTCTAA
- a CDS encoding DUF302 domain-containing protein, giving the protein MNILKSILAFIGAVIIIAAIAVYVKFDLGDKLEKASKLDPKAMGAYMTMFDAVLTTGKATDAMVRRVKIDPDVPTEDVVEAMKSIATDANMVQVGDSHMSDKSIKDGKGNRYIRILHYCSPSIAKEFIDYSLAFGAFMPCRILIVEDDNGDRWLITMAMELMLFGGHTLPPEMMKKAEHVRSTMYKMMDLGAKGDF; this is encoded by the coding sequence ATGAATATCTTAAAAAGTATTCTTGCCTTTATAGGTGCAGTAATCATCATTGCAGCAATAGCTGTCTATGTGAAATTTGATCTTGGAGATAAGTTGGAGAAAGCTTCAAAGCTTGATCCTAAGGCAATGGGAGCGTATATGACAATGTTTGATGCTGTACTTACTACGGGTAAAGCTACAGATGCAATGGTCAGAAGAGTAAAGATCGATCCGGATGTTCCTACAGAGGATGTGGTTGAAGCTATGAAAAGTATTGCTACTGATGCAAACATGGTTCAGGTCGGTGATTCACATATGTCTGACAAGTCGATCAAAGATGGCAAAGGCAATAGATATATAAGAATATTACACTACTGCAGTCCAAGTATTGCAAAAGAGTTTATTGACTATTCTTTGGCATTTGGTGCTTTTATGCCATGCCGGATTCTTATTGTAGAAGACGACAATGGAGACAGATGGCTCATTACTATGGCAATGGAACTCATGCTGTTTGGTGGACATACATTACCTCCAGAGATGATGAAGAAAGCAGAACATGTCAGAAGTACCATGTACAAAATGATGGATCTTGGGGCAAAAGGTGACTTTTAA